In Rhodanobacter denitrificans, a single window of DNA contains:
- a CDS encoding acyltransferase family protein produces MKRLASLDALRGCTVAAMLLVNDPGDWGHVYWPLEHAAWHGCTPTDLVFPFFLFVVGVSVALAILPRLEQGAAPSALTRAATWRALRILALGVAINLLAAWLLPQAHLRFPGVLQRIALCFAGVALFAIHTKPRTQWWAIAALLIGYWGLLRLGGSLEPWTNLASRVDSAVFGRFVYLIDPASGRGHDPEGLLSTLPSLAGTLLGLRMGCWLRREQFRTLLLAGIACLLLGALWSPWLPFNKNLWTPSFVLWTTGWATLALLAFHVLIDRHGWPALGRRFGVNAIAAYAGSELMQIALPALGWQQSLYQHGFAGWMTPRFGPYLPSLAFALAFVALWWLIVWAMDRRGVYLKL; encoded by the coding sequence ATGAAGCGCCTCGCCTCGCTCGACGCCCTGCGCGGCTGCACCGTGGCGGCGATGCTGCTGGTCAACGATCCCGGCGACTGGGGGCACGTCTACTGGCCGCTGGAGCACGCCGCGTGGCACGGCTGCACGCCGACCGATCTGGTGTTTCCGTTCTTCCTGTTCGTGGTCGGTGTATCGGTGGCGCTGGCGATCCTGCCGCGGCTGGAGCAGGGTGCTGCGCCGTCCGCACTGACCCGTGCCGCGACGTGGCGCGCACTGCGCATCCTCGCGCTCGGCGTGGCGATCAACCTGCTGGCGGCGTGGCTGTTGCCACAGGCGCACCTGCGCTTCCCCGGCGTGCTGCAGCGGATCGCGCTGTGCTTCGCCGGCGTGGCGCTGTTCGCGATCCACACGAAACCGCGCACGCAGTGGTGGGCAATCGCGGCACTGCTGATCGGTTACTGGGGACTGCTGCGGCTCGGCGGTTCGCTGGAGCCGTGGACCAACCTCGCCAGCCGCGTCGACAGCGCGGTGTTCGGTCGCTTCGTCTACCTGATCGATCCGGCGAGCGGCCGCGGCCATGACCCGGAAGGCCTGCTCTCCACCCTGCCGTCGCTGGCCGGCACCCTGCTCGGGCTGCGCATGGGGTGCTGGCTGCGCCGCGAGCAATTCCGGACGCTGCTGCTGGCCGGCATCGCCTGCCTGCTGCTCGGCGCGTTGTGGTCGCCGTGGCTGCCGTTCAACAAGAACCTGTGGACGCCCTCGTTCGTGCTGTGGACCACCGGCTGGGCCACACTGGCGCTGCTTGCCTTCCACGTACTGATCGACCGGCACGGCTGGCCCGCGCTGGGCCGCCGCTTCGGCGTCAACGCGATCGCCGCCTACGCCGGCTCCGAACTGATGCAGATCGCGCTGCCTGCGCTGGGCTGGCAGCAATCGCTCTACCAGCACGGGTTCGCCGGCTGGATGACGCCGCGCTTCGGCCCGTACCTGCCATCGCTGGCGTTCGCGCTGGCCTTCGTGGCGCTGTGGTGGCTGATCGTGTGGGCGATGGACCGGCGCGGCGTCTACCTCAAGCTTTAG
- a CDS encoding CPBP family intramembrane glutamic endopeptidase, whose protein sequence is MRLRPNELDRYAFVIGLILTMAVGMASGWVRSSGHELLEAFVYVGATIGAFMLYPERVRITSTGGMLGAAGVVLGGFFFFLIYRHVRLEYASSEALFGFLALSALAIPVFEEKVVRQIMLDGARKRIGPYAGSLLCSLLFAWSHHGARLVFLVAFFISLVLCAMALKGVDTIQRSMFHGAYNLSLLAFEAFYK, encoded by the coding sequence ATGAGATTACGTCCCAACGAACTGGATAGGTACGCCTTCGTCATTGGCTTGATATTGACGATGGCAGTAGGTATGGCGTCCGGATGGGTGCGGAGTAGTGGTCATGAGTTGCTGGAGGCATTCGTGTATGTGGGGGCAACCATAGGCGCCTTCATGCTTTATCCGGAGCGAGTCAGGATCACCTCGACGGGTGGCATGTTGGGTGCAGCCGGAGTTGTGCTCGGCGGTTTTTTCTTTTTTTTGATCTACAGGCATGTGCGGCTTGAATACGCTTCTTCTGAGGCTTTGTTTGGTTTCCTGGCGCTAAGCGCGCTGGCGATTCCGGTTTTTGAAGAGAAGGTCGTCAGGCAAATCATGCTCGATGGTGCGCGGAAGCGGATTGGGCCTTACGCAGGATCTTTGCTTTGCTCGTTACTTTTTGCGTGGTCGCACCATGGTGCGAGGCTGGTCTTTCTTGTAGCTTTTTTTATATCTTTGGTACTTTGCGCAATGGCTCTAAAAGGGGTGGATACGATCCAGCGATCCATGTTTCATGGCGCCTATAATTTATCGCTGTTGGCTTTCGAGGCTTTCTATAAATGA
- a CDS encoding DEAD/DEAH box helicase — protein sequence MSSPLADFHPAVAAWFRGAFAAPTAAQAAAWPSIRAGRHTLVAAPTGSGKTLTAFLAAIDELVREGVAHGGTLADATTVLYVSPLKALSNDIHVNLEAPLESIRAELEKLGLPDVAIRTAVRTGDTPQVERNLLRKQPPHILVTTPESLYVLLGSASGRSMLASVRTVIVDEIHAIAGSKRGSHLALSLERLQSLCQRRLLRIGLSATQKPIEKVADFLVGAGEYATLAALAPPPAGRGRLGGGEALDLDLDLKLKSKSTPPQPSPASRGGNPVTIIDVGHTRPRDLAIEVPPVPLEAVMSNDAWEAVYDRLAQLVRAHRTTLVFVNTRRMAERAARHLSERLGKEHVAAHHGSLAKELRLDAEQRLKRGELKVLVATASLELGIDIGEVDLVCQLGSPRSIAAFLQRAGRSGHSIDGTPKARLFPATRDDLIECTALLDCVRRGELDALVMPPQPLDVLAQQIVAEVACAEWDEDALYALVRRAYPYRELARADFDAVVRMLAEGFTTRQGPRAAYIHRDAVNRQLRPRRSARLTALTSGGTIPDTADYKVVLEPQAIIVGTVNEDFAVESMAGDIFQLGNASYRIQRVERDRLRVEDAHGAPPSIPFWLGEAPGRSDELSLGVSRLREEISAQLDAGGVPAAVAWLHDQLGLDEAAAQQLADYLARAKAALGVLPSQRTLVLERFFDESGGTQLVVHTPWGSRINRAWGLALRKRFCRQFNFELQAAATEDAIVLSLSTSHSFPLEEVAHYLHSNTAEHVLVQALLDAPLFPARWRWNAVTALALPRFTGGKKTPPPLQRMKSEDLLAAVFPDQVACLENIVGEREVPDHPLVNQTLHDCLREAMDVDGLLAILRRLEAGEIAIVARDLSAPSPLATEVLNAAPYAFLDDAPLEERRTQAVQTRRWNADSADDLGRLDPDAIAAVREEAWPQVRDADEMHEALTLLGFVTAEETAANTGWQERLQALAKAKRATRLGDVWTTAEQLPLWQALHPAAAMQPPIAAPAEYAAQPWTRDGALQELVRHRLGGLGPVTAKTLAASLAVDAGEVEPALLRLQSEGYVMQGRFSADAVDTEWCERHLLARIHRYTIGRLRREIEPVSRRALMRFLFDWQHVSSATKLSGPDALAATLAQLEGYEAAAGAWEAEILPARIADYSINWLDELCRAGRIVWSRLRTGSGGGGGPVRGTPIVLLPRRDMAVWTSVAADDPQQILLSSRAQAVADALQERGALFFDELLDTTRLLRTELEDALGELVATGRVSADSFAGLRALLLPAAKRDGGRHRRLRRHQLSGIEDAGRWALARVTTAGDGKAAPEAIEHIARTLLRRYGVVFWKLLEREAPWLPPWRELSRVYQRLEARGEIRGGRFVEGLVGEQFALPEAIAPLRAARTRADDGELVCLSGSDPLNLVGTALAGDKVPALPGARVLYRDGAPIAALVAGRLVPLTELPAADLQLAKHALLRHPPAPPPVRAAAR from the coding sequence ATGTCGTCCCCGCTCGCCGATTTCCATCCTGCCGTCGCCGCCTGGTTCCGCGGCGCGTTCGCCGCGCCCACCGCGGCGCAGGCCGCCGCGTGGCCGTCGATCCGCGCCGGCCGGCACACCCTGGTCGCCGCGCCGACCGGCTCGGGCAAGACGCTGACCGCCTTCCTCGCCGCGATCGACGAACTGGTGCGCGAGGGTGTGGCGCACGGCGGCACGCTGGCCGATGCCACCACGGTGCTCTACGTGTCGCCGCTGAAGGCGCTGTCGAACGATATCCACGTGAACCTGGAAGCACCGCTGGAAAGCATCCGCGCGGAACTCGAGAAACTCGGCCTGCCCGACGTGGCGATCCGCACCGCGGTGCGCACCGGCGACACCCCGCAGGTCGAGCGCAACCTGCTGCGCAAGCAGCCGCCGCACATCCTGGTGACCACGCCCGAATCGCTGTACGTGCTGCTGGGCTCGGCCTCGGGGCGTTCCATGCTGGCGAGCGTGCGCACGGTGATCGTCGACGAGATCCATGCCATCGCCGGCAGCAAGCGCGGCTCGCACCTGGCGCTGTCGCTGGAGCGGCTGCAGTCGCTGTGCCAGCGGCGCCTGTTGCGCATCGGGCTGTCGGCAACACAGAAGCCGATCGAGAAAGTCGCCGACTTTCTCGTGGGGGCCGGTGAATACGCCACGCTCGCCGCTCTTGCCCCTCCCCCTGCTGGCAGGGGGAGGCTGGGAGGGGGTGAGGCTCTTGATCTTGACCTTGATCTCAAGCTCAAGAGCAAGAGCACCCCACCCCAACCCTCCCCTGCAAGCAGGGGAGGGAACCCGGTCACCATCATCGACGTGGGCCATACCCGCCCCCGCGACCTCGCCATCGAAGTGCCGCCCGTCCCGCTCGAAGCGGTGATGTCTAACGACGCCTGGGAGGCGGTCTACGACCGCCTCGCCCAGCTGGTGCGCGCGCATCGCACCACCCTGGTGTTCGTCAACACGCGGCGGATGGCCGAGCGCGCCGCGCGGCACCTGTCCGAGCGGCTGGGCAAGGAACACGTGGCGGCGCACCACGGCAGCCTGGCCAAGGAGCTGCGGCTGGACGCCGAGCAGCGGCTGAAGCGTGGCGAGCTCAAGGTGCTGGTGGCCACCGCCTCACTGGAGCTGGGCATCGACATCGGCGAGGTCGACCTGGTCTGCCAGCTCGGCTCGCCGCGCTCGATCGCCGCGTTCCTGCAGCGCGCCGGCCGCTCCGGCCACAGCATCGACGGCACGCCGAAGGCGCGGCTGTTCCCGGCCACCCGCGACGACCTGATCGAATGCACCGCCCTGCTCGACTGCGTGCGCCGCGGCGAGCTGGACGCGCTGGTGATGCCGCCGCAGCCGCTCGACGTACTGGCGCAGCAGATCGTTGCCGAAGTGGCCTGCGCCGAATGGGACGAGGACGCGCTGTACGCACTGGTACGCCGCGCGTATCCGTACCGCGAGCTCGCGCGCGCCGATTTCGACGCGGTGGTGCGCATGCTGGCCGAAGGCTTCACCACACGGCAGGGGCCGCGCGCGGCCTACATCCACCGCGACGCGGTGAACCGCCAGCTACGCCCGCGGCGCAGCGCGCGGCTCACCGCGCTGACCTCCGGCGGCACCATCCCCGACACCGCCGACTACAAGGTGGTGCTGGAACCGCAGGCGATCATCGTGGGCACGGTGAACGAGGATTTCGCGGTCGAGAGCATGGCCGGCGACATCTTCCAGCTCGGCAACGCCAGCTACCGCATCCAGCGCGTCGAGCGCGACCGCCTTCGCGTGGAGGACGCGCACGGCGCACCGCCGAGCATCCCGTTCTGGCTGGGCGAGGCGCCGGGGCGCAGCGACGAGCTGTCGCTCGGCGTATCGCGCCTGCGCGAGGAAATTTCCGCGCAACTCGACGCCGGCGGCGTGCCGGCCGCGGTCGCCTGGCTACACGATCAGCTCGGCCTCGACGAAGCCGCCGCGCAGCAGCTGGCCGATTATCTGGCCCGCGCGAAAGCCGCGCTGGGCGTGCTGCCCAGCCAGCGCACGCTGGTGCTGGAGCGCTTCTTCGACGAATCCGGCGGCACCCAGCTGGTGGTCCACACGCCGTGGGGCAGCCGCATCAACCGCGCCTGGGGGCTGGCGCTGCGCAAGCGCTTCTGCCGTCAGTTCAACTTCGAGCTGCAGGCGGCGGCCACCGAGGACGCGATCGTGCTGTCGCTGTCCACCAGCCACAGCTTCCCGCTGGAGGAAGTGGCGCACTACCTGCACTCCAATACCGCCGAGCACGTGCTGGTGCAGGCCCTGCTCGACGCGCCGCTGTTCCCCGCGCGCTGGCGCTGGAACGCGGTGACCGCGCTGGCGCTGCCGCGCTTCACCGGCGGCAAGAAGACTCCGCCGCCGCTGCAGCGCATGAAAAGTGAGGACCTGCTCGCCGCGGTGTTCCCCGACCAGGTCGCCTGCCTGGAAAACATCGTGGGCGAGCGCGAGGTGCCGGATCACCCGCTGGTCAACCAGACCCTGCACGACTGCCTGCGCGAGGCGATGGACGTGGACGGCCTGCTGGCCATCCTGCGCCGCCTCGAGGCCGGCGAGATCGCCATCGTGGCGCGCGACCTCAGCGCACCCAGCCCGCTCGCCACCGAGGTGCTGAACGCCGCGCCGTACGCCTTCCTCGACGACGCGCCGCTGGAGGAACGCCGCACCCAGGCCGTGCAGACGCGCCGCTGGAACGCCGACAGCGCCGACGACCTCGGCCGGCTCGATCCCGACGCGATCGCCGCCGTGCGCGAAGAGGCGTGGCCGCAGGTGCGCGACGCCGACGAGATGCACGAGGCGCTGACCTTGCTGGGCTTCGTCACCGCCGAGGAAACCGCTGCCAACACCGGCTGGCAGGAACGGCTGCAGGCGCTGGCTAAGGCGAAGCGCGCGACCCGGCTCGGCGACGTCTGGACCACGGCCGAGCAGTTGCCGCTGTGGCAGGCGCTGCATCCCGCCGCCGCGATGCAGCCGCCGATCGCCGCACCGGCCGAGTACGCCGCGCAGCCATGGACGCGCGATGGCGCGCTGCAGGAGCTGGTGCGCCATCGCCTCGGCGGACTTGGCCCGGTCACCGCGAAGACCCTGGCCGCCTCGCTGGCCGTCGATGCCGGCGAGGTCGAACCGGCGCTGCTGCGCCTGCAGTCCGAAGGTTACGTGATGCAGGGCCGCTTCAGCGCCGACGCCGTCGACACCGAATGGTGCGAGCGACATCTGCTGGCGCGCATCCACCGCTACACCATCGGCCGGCTGCGCCGCGAGATCGAGCCGGTGAGTCGGCGCGCGCTGATGCGCTTTCTGTTCGACTGGCAACACGTATCTTCGGCCACGAAGCTGAGCGGGCCTGACGCGTTGGCCGCCACGCTGGCGCAGCTGGAAGGCTACGAGGCGGCCGCCGGCGCCTGGGAAGCGGAGATCCTGCCGGCGCGCATCGCGGATTACTCGATCAACTGGCTGGACGAGCTGTGCCGCGCCGGCCGCATCGTCTGGAGCCGCCTGCGCACCGGCAGCGGCGGTGGCGGCGGCCCAGTGCGCGGCACGCCGATCGTGCTGCTGCCACGGCGCGACATGGCCGTCTGGACGTCCGTCGCCGCCGACGACCCGCAGCAGATCCTGCTGTCGTCGCGCGCGCAAGCCGTCGCCGACGCGCTGCAAGAACGCGGCGCGCTGTTCTTCGACGAGCTGCTGGACACCACCCGGCTGTTGCGCACCGAACTGGAGGACGCGCTGGGCGAACTGGTCGCCACCGGCCGCGTCAGCGCCGACAGCTTCGCCGGCCTGCGCGCCCTGCTGCTGCCGGCGGCGAAGCGCGACGGCGGGCGGCATCGGCGGTTGCGCCGGCACCAGCTCAGCGGCATCGAGGATGCAGGGCGCTGGGCACTGGCGCGCGTCACCACGGCGGGCGACGGCAAGGCCGCACCCGAGGCCATCGAACACATCGCCCGCACCTTGCTGCGCCGCTACGGCGTGGTGTTCTGGAAACTGCTGGAGCGCGAGGCGCCGTGGCTGCCGCCGTGGCGCGAGCTGTCGCGGGTGTATCAGCGGCTGGAGGCACGCGGCGAGATCCGCGGCGGCCGCTTCGTCGAAGGACTGGTCGGTGAGCAGTTCGCCCTGCCCGAGGCCATCGCGCCGTTGCGCGCGGCGCGCACGCGCGCCGACGACGGCGAACTGGTCTGCCTCAGCGGCAGCGACCCGCTGAACCTGGTCGGCACCGCGCTGGCTGGCGACAAGGTGCCGGCACTGCCCGGCGCCCGCGTGCTGTACCGCGACGGCGCGCCGATCGCCGCACTGGTCGCCGGCAGACTCGTGCCCCTGACCGAACTCCCCGCCGCCGACCTGCAGCTGGCGAAACACGCCCTGCTGCGACATCCGCCGGCACCGCCACCGGTTCGAGCGGCGGCGCGCTGA
- a CDS encoding beta-glucosidase family protein, protein MSRRPRRLSACAFALAVVATATAAGEPPARPWMNTSLSPDARAALVVQAMSQDEKFQLITTAYGSASDGKPAPACALGSAACAPALSRLGLPALQETDAGLGVARPLNAHSRDVATALPSGLATAASWDPAVAEAGGAMIGREAHRKGFNVLLAGGVNLLRDPRNGRNFEYAGEDPLLAGVMAGHAVRGIQSQHVVSTLKHYAVNDLETGRNTMNAKLDRVAARESDLRAFEIALGIGAPGSVMCAYNRVNGTYACENAWLLDQVLKRDWGYQGFVMSDWGAVHSAAKSALAGLDQESAGETFDPQVFFAAPLREAIAKGEVPQARLDDMVRRILRSLFAVGAIDHPAKAAPIDYAADAKVSQHAAEAGAVLLRNQDNLLPLARTLASVAVIGAHADRGVLAGGGSSAVTAQGGNAVPGLAPTVWPGPVMYHPSAPLAAIARRVGGKASYASGEDIAAAAKLAASSAVAVVFVQQWAAESFDRPSMALNGHQDALVAAVAKANPRTVVVLENNGPVAMPWLAQTAAVLEAWYPGNAGGEAIARLLFGEVAPSGRLPLSWPRDASQLPRPAIAGAGLAAIGLPPQGQPADTVDYDIEGADVGYRWFQRRGSEPLFPFGYGLGYTTFGYGPLTVTTDAAGAVTASFAVTNTGSRAGADVPQLYVQLPGEQVSRLVGWQKLALRPGETKRVRLALPAVRFARYDDRGHGWRVAAGTYRLLLGRSSAQIEQRAELRLPAVFPAGAQR, encoded by the coding sequence ATGTCCCGTCGTCCGCGCCGTCTGTCCGCCTGTGCCTTCGCCCTGGCCGTGGTGGCCACTGCCACTGCGGCCGGAGAGCCGCCGGCGCGACCCTGGATGAACACTTCGCTGTCCCCCGATGCGCGCGCGGCGCTGGTGGTGCAGGCGATGAGCCAGGACGAGAAGTTCCAGCTGATCACCACCGCCTATGGCAGCGCCTCCGACGGCAAGCCGGCGCCGGCCTGCGCGCTGGGCTCGGCGGCTTGCGCGCCGGCGCTTTCGCGGCTGGGCCTGCCGGCACTGCAGGAGACCGACGCCGGGCTGGGCGTGGCGCGCCCGCTCAACGCGCACAGCCGCGACGTCGCCACGGCCTTGCCCTCCGGCCTGGCCACGGCGGCCAGCTGGGACCCGGCGGTGGCCGAGGCCGGCGGCGCGATGATCGGCCGCGAGGCGCACCGCAAGGGCTTCAACGTGCTGCTGGCCGGCGGCGTCAACCTGCTGCGCGACCCGCGCAACGGCCGCAACTTCGAGTACGCCGGCGAGGACCCGCTGCTGGCCGGCGTGATGGCCGGTCACGCGGTGCGCGGGATCCAGTCGCAGCACGTGGTGTCCACGCTCAAGCACTACGCCGTCAACGACCTGGAAACCGGCCGCAACACGATGAACGCGAAGCTCGACCGGGTCGCCGCGCGCGAATCGGACCTGCGTGCGTTCGAGATCGCGCTGGGCATCGGTGCGCCTGGCTCGGTGATGTGCGCGTACAACCGCGTCAACGGCACCTACGCCTGCGAGAACGCATGGCTGCTCGACCAGGTGCTCAAGCGCGACTGGGGCTACCAAGGTTTCGTGATGTCCGACTGGGGCGCGGTGCACAGCGCGGCGAAGTCGGCGCTGGCCGGGCTCGACCAGGAATCGGCCGGCGAGACGTTCGACCCGCAGGTGTTCTTCGCCGCGCCGCTGCGTGAGGCGATCGCCAAGGGCGAGGTGCCGCAGGCGCGGCTGGACGACATGGTGCGGCGCATCCTGCGCAGCCTGTTCGCGGTCGGCGCGATCGACCACCCCGCCAAGGCGGCGCCGATCGACTACGCCGCCGACGCGAAGGTGTCGCAGCACGCCGCCGAGGCCGGCGCGGTGCTGCTGCGCAATCAGGACAATCTGCTGCCGTTGGCACGCACGCTGGCCTCGGTGGCGGTGATCGGCGCGCACGCGGACCGGGGCGTGCTGGCCGGCGGCGGCTCGTCGGCGGTGACCGCCCAAGGCGGCAATGCGGTGCCGGGGCTGGCGCCGACCGTGTGGCCGGGCCCGGTGATGTACCACCCGTCCGCGCCGCTGGCGGCGATCGCCCGCCGCGTCGGTGGCAAGGCCAGCTACGCCAGCGGCGAGGACATCGCGGCCGCGGCGAAGCTGGCCGCCTCGTCCGCGGTGGCGGTGGTGTTCGTGCAGCAGTGGGCGGCCGAGTCGTTCGACCGCCCAAGCATGGCGCTGAACGGCCACCAGGATGCGCTGGTCGCCGCCGTCGCCAAGGCCAACCCACGCACCGTGGTGGTGCTGGAGAACAACGGCCCGGTGGCGATGCCATGGCTGGCGCAGACCGCGGCGGTGCTGGAGGCCTGGTACCCCGGCAACGCCGGCGGCGAGGCGATCGCGCGGCTGCTGTTCGGCGAAGTGGCCCCGTCCGGCCGGCTGCCGCTCAGCTGGCCGCGCGACGCGTCGCAGCTGCCGCGCCCGGCCATCGCCGGCGCCGGCCTGGCCGCGATCGGCCTGCCGCCGCAGGGCCAGCCCGCCGATACGGTGGACTACGACATCGAGGGTGCCGACGTCGGCTACCGCTGGTTCCAGCGCCGCGGCAGCGAGCCGCTGTTCCCGTTCGGCTATGGGCTGGGCTACACCACCTTCGGCTACGGCCCGCTGACCGTCACCACCGATGCGGCCGGCGCGGTGACGGCCTCATTCGCGGTCACCAACACCGGATCGCGCGCCGGCGCCGACGTGCCGCAGCTCTACGTGCAGTTGCCCGGCGAGCAGGTGTCGCGGCTGGTCGGCTGGCAGAAGCTGGCGCTGCGGCCGGGCGAGACGAAGCGGGTCCGCCTGGCGCTGCCGGCCGTGCGCTTCGCGCGCTACGACGACCGGGGCCACGGCTGGCGCGTCGCCGCCGGGACGTACCGACTGCTGCTCGGCCGCTCGTCCGCGCAGATCGAACAGCGGGCGGAACTGCGGCTGCCGGC